One Syntrophaceae bacterium DNA window includes the following coding sequences:
- a CDS encoding citrate transporter, translating into MLALLGLLTMLALLAVILTKRLSALAALIAIPIIGALIGGFGLGTGKFIVQGLQSIAPVVAMFIFAIIFFSVLMDAGMFDPIINKILRHVGHHPTRVVMGTALLAMVAHLDGSGATTFLIVIPPLIPLYDRLNMDRRVLACVVALGAGTMNVLPWGGPTIRAATALQVQVTDLYNPVIPAHLCGLAFVMLVAYWLGRRETRRLGIVGNTGSEGEVYERQLTDEEKSLRRPKMFWFNIILTVAVIVGLVWGTLSPAVLFMVGATLALVVNYPNVAMQRARVDAHAKAALMMASILLAAGSLMGIMKGTGMIAAMAKAAVTFIPQGLETHIPAIVALISMPMSLLFDPDSFYFGFLPVVAEVAKTLGVPALQVGQAAIIGQMTTGFPLSPLTPSTFLLIGLTGVELGEHQKFTFLYAYLVTIVMAIASIAIGLYPL; encoded by the coding sequence ATGCTGGCACTGCTGGGACTTCTGACGATGCTTGCCCTGTTGGCGGTCATCCTCACGAAAAGGTTATCGGCGCTGGCCGCCCTGATCGCCATTCCCATCATCGGAGCGCTGATCGGCGGGTTCGGCCTAGGGACGGGGAAATTCATTGTCCAGGGTCTGCAGAGCATCGCGCCGGTCGTGGCGATGTTTATCTTTGCGATCATCTTTTTCAGTGTCCTGATGGATGCCGGGATGTTCGATCCCATCATCAACAAGATCCTTCGTCACGTCGGACACCACCCGACACGGGTCGTCATGGGTACAGCGCTTCTCGCCATGGTTGCCCACCTGGACGGCTCCGGTGCCACGACCTTCCTCATTGTCATCCCTCCCCTGATCCCGTTGTACGACCGTTTGAACATGGACCGAAGGGTCCTGGCCTGCGTCGTCGCTCTCGGTGCGGGGACGATGAACGTCCTGCCGTGGGGCGGCCCGACCATCCGGGCGGCAACGGCCCTGCAGGTCCAGGTCACGGACCTCTACAACCCGGTCATTCCCGCACACCTCTGCGGCCTGGCGTTCGTCATGCTCGTGGCCTACTGGCTCGGCAGGCGGGAAACCCGCCGCCTGGGCATCGTCGGGAACACGGGCTCCGAGGGGGAGGTCTACGAGAGACAACTGACCGATGAAGAAAAGAGCCTCCGAAGGCCCAAGATGTTCTGGTTCAACATCATCCTGACCGTGGCCGTGATTGTGGGCTTGGTGTGGGGCACGTTATCCCCCGCGGTGCTGTTCATGGTCGGGGCCACGCTCGCCCTCGTCGTGAATTATCCCAACGTCGCGATGCAGCGGGCCCGGGTCGATGCCCACGCAAAGGCGGCCCTCATGATGGCCAGCATTCTTCTTGCCGCCGGTTCCCTCATGGGGATCATGAAGGGCACGGGCATGATCGCTGCCATGGCAAAGGCCGCGGTGACGTTCATACCGCAGGGCCTGGAAACTCACATTCCTGCCATCGTGGCCCTGATCTCGATGCCCATGAGCCTGCTTTTCGACCCGGATTCATTCTACTTCGGTTTCCTCCCCGTCGTGGCGGAGGTCGCCAAGACATTGGGTGTCCCGGCACTGCAGGTCGGACAGGCCGCCATCATCGGCCAGATGACGACCGGATTTCCCCTGAGTCCCCTGACGCCTTCAACATTCCTCTTGATCGGTCTGACGGGCGTCGAACTCGGGGAGCATCAGAAGTTCACCTTCCTTTATGCATACCTGGTCACGATCGTCATGGCCATCGCGTCGATTGCCATCGGGCTGTACCCGCTGTAA
- the smpB gene encoding SsrA-binding protein SmpB, whose translation MARKQAGEKPICQNKTARLNFEIEDTYEAGIALVGTEVKALREGKGNLTDSYARVKNGEVFLYDMNISPYTYGNIMNHDPLRVRKLLLHKREIRKLYGKTQEKGQTVIPLKAYFKNGKVKILLGVGRGKKIHDRREDLKRRTDRREMERAIRGRNR comes from the coding sequence ATGGCTAGGAAACAGGCAGGCGAGAAACCCATCTGCCAGAACAAGACGGCGAGGCTCAACTTCGAGATCGAGGACACCTACGAGGCGGGCATCGCCCTGGTGGGCACCGAGGTCAAGGCCCTCCGCGAGGGCAAGGGCAACCTGACGGACAGCTACGCCCGGGTGAAGAACGGCGAGGTGTTCCTCTACGACATGAACATCAGCCCCTACACCTACGGCAACATCATGAACCACGACCCCCTGCGGGTCCGCAAGCTCCTGCTGCACAAGCGCGAGATCCGGAAGCTCTACGGCAAGACCCAGGAGAAGGGCCAGACGGTGATCCCGCTGAAGGCCTACTTCAAGAACGGCAAGGTGAAGATCCTGCTCGGCGTGGGCCGCGGCAAGAAGATCCACGACCGGCGCGAGGACCTGAAGCGAAGGACGGACAGGCGCGAGATGGAGCGCGCCATCCGGGGCCGCAACCGCTGA
- a CDS encoding DUF1446 domain-containing protein, producing MKTIRIGSGAGYSGDRIEPAVELAEKGGIRYLVFECLAERTIAIAQQAKMRDPGAGYDALLAARMEACLPVCRRNSVKIITNMGAANPAAGAEKVGEIAKRMGIKGFKIAAVTGDDVLGIVRQGDYRIEETGEKSSALKDRMVSANAYLGAEPIVEALQNGADVVITGRVADPALFIAPAIHEFGWDMNDWDLLGQATVMGHLLECAGQVTGGYFADPGYKDVPDPARLGFPIAEVRADGSFVVTKVPEAGGMVTLATCKEQLLYEIHDPSSYITPDVVADFTGVRLTEVGKDRVQVTGGKGKPRTDMLKVSIGYVDSYIGEGQISYGGPGAVARGKLALEIVRERLRLTGVQFDEIRYDLIGVNSLHRDKISAGHDPYEVRVRVAGRTKTMAEAVRIGNEVETLYTNGPAGGAGAWKVAREVVAMVSTLVPRTLVKPSIHYEVIG from the coding sequence ATGAAAACGATACGAATCGGGTCCGGCGCCGGTTATTCGGGCGACCGGATCGAGCCCGCCGTGGAGCTTGCCGAAAAGGGCGGCATCCGGTACCTCGTCTTCGAGTGCCTGGCCGAGCGGACCATCGCCATCGCGCAGCAGGCGAAGATGAGGGACCCCGGGGCAGGCTACGATGCCCTGCTGGCCGCCCGGATGGAGGCCTGCCTGCCCGTATGCCGCAGGAACAGCGTGAAGATCATCACGAACATGGGGGCCGCAAACCCCGCCGCCGGGGCGGAGAAGGTCGGGGAAATCGCGAAGCGGATGGGCATCAAGGGTTTCAAGATCGCCGCCGTGACGGGCGACGATGTCCTTGGTATCGTCAGGCAGGGTGACTACCGCATAGAGGAAACCGGGGAGAAATCCTCGGCGTTGAAAGACAGGATGGTCTCCGCCAATGCCTACCTGGGCGCCGAGCCCATCGTCGAGGCCCTGCAGAACGGGGCCGATGTCGTCATCACCGGCCGCGTGGCGGACCCGGCGCTTTTCATCGCTCCAGCGATACACGAGTTCGGCTGGGACATGAACGACTGGGATCTCTTGGGGCAGGCAACCGTCATGGGCCACCTGCTCGAATGCGCAGGCCAGGTGACGGGGGGATACTTCGCCGACCCCGGCTACAAGGACGTGCCCGATCCGGCCCGGCTCGGGTTCCCCATCGCCGAGGTCCGCGCGGATGGCTCATTCGTGGTGACCAAGGTGCCCGAAGCGGGTGGGATGGTCACGCTCGCCACCTGCAAGGAGCAGCTCCTCTATGAAATCCACGACCCTTCCTCATACATCACCCCCGATGTCGTGGCCGACTTCACGGGGGTGCGGCTGACGGAAGTCGGCAAGGACCGTGTACAGGTCACGGGCGGCAAGGGGAAGCCCAGGACCGACATGCTCAAGGTCTCCATCGGCTACGTGGACAGCTACATCGGCGAGGGGCAGATCAGCTATGGCGGACCCGGTGCCGTGGCCCGCGGGAAGCTGGCGCTCGAAATTGTACGAGAAAGGCTGAGGCTGACCGGGGTGCAGTTCGACGAGATCCGGTACGACCTCATCGGTGTCAATTCCCTGCACAGGGACAAAATCTCCGCGGGGCACGACCCCTACGAGGTCAGGGTCAGGGTCGCCGGACGGACGAAGACGATGGCCGAGGCCGTCCGGATCGGCAACGAGGTCGAGACCCTCTACACGAACGGGCCGGCAGGCGGGGCCGGCGCGTGGAAGGTGGCGCGGGAGGTCGTGGCAATGGTCTCGACCCTCGTGCCGCGGACCCTGGTGAAACCTTCCATCCACTACGAGGTGATCGGATGA
- a CDS encoding sigma 54-interacting transcriptional regulator, producing the protein MAADDRGIPHEGKESCPAEMVAQWCTSILDAIYDGVLVVDASAVVRYVNPEYTRITGVKPEQIVGRPLRDVRPGAILPDVMRTGVARAGVFRREGKVEYVVDMAPIVRDGEIVGGVSVLKDITEVQRLSQELKKFASRANRLHTFVQQAFQARFTFQDIIGVSDEIRSAVALAHRSARGDHDVLITGESGTGKEVFAQAIHSGSRRSSGPFLAFSCAALSPMLVESELFGYADGAFTGARRGGRVGFFEIAEGGTVFLDEVAELGTDMQAKLLRVLQERRIRRVGETEETAVNVRVIAATNRDLEQRVKAGQFREDLYYRLNVVNIHLPALRDRRGDIRLLADHFLEQCGKRGGRALRFSPDIYEILERHSWPGNVRELMNAVEHAVNMADTEFVLPQYLPKALQDVIRRPVSGTLEEIVKEAERRAILGKLGSCGRSVEAKRRIARELGLSLSTLYAKMKALGIDPAGRE; encoded by the coding sequence ATGGCCGCGGACGATCGAGGGATTCCTCACGAGGGGAAAGAATCCTGTCCGGCGGAGATGGTTGCCCAGTGGTGTACGAGCATCCTTGATGCCATCTATGACGGCGTGCTCGTCGTCGATGCCTCGGCCGTCGTCCGCTACGTGAATCCGGAGTACACCCGCATCACCGGCGTGAAGCCCGAGCAGATTGTCGGGAGACCCCTGCGGGACGTGCGCCCCGGGGCGATACTGCCCGATGTGATGCGCACGGGGGTAGCCCGCGCGGGCGTATTCCGCCGGGAAGGGAAGGTTGAATACGTCGTCGACATGGCCCCGATCGTCAGGGACGGCGAGATTGTCGGCGGTGTGTCGGTGCTGAAGGACATCACGGAAGTCCAGCGTCTCTCCCAGGAACTCAAGAAGTTTGCCAGCCGGGCCAACCGTCTCCACACGTTCGTTCAACAGGCCTTCCAGGCCCGGTTCACGTTCCAGGACATCATCGGGGTCAGTGATGAAATCCGGTCGGCCGTCGCACTGGCTCATCGAAGCGCGCGGGGCGACCACGATGTCCTGATCACGGGAGAGAGCGGGACGGGCAAGGAAGTCTTTGCCCAGGCCATTCACAGCGGCAGCAGGCGATCGTCGGGTCCGTTCCTGGCGTTCAGCTGCGCGGCCCTGAGCCCGATGCTCGTTGAAAGCGAGCTCTTCGGGTATGCGGACGGCGCCTTCACCGGCGCGCGCCGGGGCGGCCGGGTGGGGTTTTTCGAGATCGCCGAGGGGGGAACCGTATTCCTTGACGAGGTGGCGGAGCTCGGCACGGACATGCAGGCAAAGCTGCTCCGGGTTCTCCAGGAGCGGCGTATCCGGCGAGTCGGTGAAACGGAGGAGACTGCCGTGAACGTCCGGGTCATCGCGGCGACCAACCGGGATCTCGAGCAGCGGGTGAAGGCGGGGCAATTCAGGGAGGATCTCTACTACAGGCTCAACGTTGTGAACATCCACCTGCCGGCTCTCCGGGACCGTCGAGGCGACATCCGGCTCCTGGCCGACCATTTCCTCGAGCAGTGCGGGAAAAGAGGAGGCCGGGCGCTGCGTTTTTCCCCGGATATCTATGAGATCCTCGAAAGGCACTCGTGGCCGGGAAACGTCCGGGAGCTCATGAACGCCGTGGAGCACGCGGTGAACATGGCTGACACCGAGTTCGTCCTGCCGCAATATCTGCCGAAAGCGCTTCAAGATGTCATCCGCCGGCCCGTGAGCGGCACCTTGGAGGAGATCGTCAAGGAGGCGGAGAGGCGGGCGATTCTCGGCAAGCTCGGCAGCTGCGGTCGATCGGTCGAGGCGAAGAGGCGCATTGCCCGGGAACTCGGGTTGTCTCTTTCCACACTCTATGCAAAGATGAAGGCACTGGGTATCGATCCGGCCGGCCGGGAATAG